In Rhodococcus pseudokoreensis, the DNA window ACACGTGAAACCCCTACCTCCCCAACGAACTGGAGTACAGAAATGAGTCGCAGAGTCTTGGTCGCAGGCGTCGGCATGGTGCCGTTCGCCAAACCGGGAAAAAGTGAGGACTACTTCGACATGGGCGAGAAGGCGATCCGCGCCGCCCTGTCGGATGCAGGTCTCGGTTACGAGACGATCGAACAGGCCTTCGCCGGGTACGTCTACGGCGATTCGACCAGCGGGCAGCGCGCGATCTACAACGTCGGAATGACCGGCATCCCGATCGTCAACGTCAACAACAACTGTGCGAGTGGATCTTCGGCGCTGTGGCTGGCACGGCAGGTCGTCGAGTCCGGTGCCGCCGAGTGTGTCCTGGCCGTCGGATTCGAACAGATGCGGCCCGGACCGCTGCTCAACGCGTGGGGCGATCGGCCCGTTCCGATGGGCAGGCACCTCGAGGTGCTCGACCGCACGTACGGCGTCGACCGGGACAACCCGTCCAACGCCATGCAATTCTTCGGCGGCGCGACGCAGGAGTACTGCAAGCGCTACGGTGTTTCCCCGGACCTGTTCGCGAAGATCTCGGTCAAGTCCCGCAAACACGCCGCCAACAACCCGTACGCGGTGTTCCGGGACCCGGTCACCGAGCAGGAGGTCCTCGACTCGCCCGCACTGTACGGCGGGCTCACCCGTCTTCAGGCGTGCCCGCCCACGTGCGGGGCCGGCGCGGCGATCGTGTGCAGTGACGAGTTCGCCCGCAAGCACGGCATCACGCCGACCGTCGCGATCGCGGCGCAGGCCCTGTCGACGGATTTCCCCGACCTGTTCACCGCCGACGACATGCTCAAGGTCGTCGGTGCCGACATCACCAAGGCGGCAGCCGCCCAGGTGTACGAAACCGCGGGTGTCGATCCCCGCGACATCAAGGTCGTGGAACTGCACGACTGCTTCTCGATCAACGAGGTGCTCTGCTACGAGGCGCTGGGCCTGGTCGAGGAGGGCGGCTCGGAGAAGTTCATCCTCGACGGCGACAACACCTACGGCGGCCGCGTGGTGGTCAACCCCAGCGGCGGGCTGCTCTCGAAGGGCCATCCCCTCGGTGCGACCGGGCTCGCGCAGTGCGCCGAACTGGTCTGGCAGCTGCGCGGTACCGCCGACGCCCGTCAGGTCGACGACGTGACCGTGGCCCTGCAGCACAACCTCGGGCTCGGTGGGGCCGGGGTCGTCACCCTCTACGAAAAGGTTTCCTGACCAGCCCCGGTCAGTTCCGCACCCTCTTTTGAAAGGCAAGACAATGGGACAATTGGACGGACGCGTGGCGATCGTCACCGGCGCCGGTGCCGGCATCGGCCGCG includes these proteins:
- a CDS encoding lipid-transfer protein, translated to MSRRVLVAGVGMVPFAKPGKSEDYFDMGEKAIRAALSDAGLGYETIEQAFAGYVYGDSTSGQRAIYNVGMTGIPIVNVNNNCASGSSALWLARQVVESGAAECVLAVGFEQMRPGPLLNAWGDRPVPMGRHLEVLDRTYGVDRDNPSNAMQFFGGATQEYCKRYGVSPDLFAKISVKSRKHAANNPYAVFRDPVTEQEVLDSPALYGGLTRLQACPPTCGAGAAIVCSDEFARKHGITPTVAIAAQALSTDFPDLFTADDMLKVVGADITKAAAAQVYETAGVDPRDIKVVELHDCFSINEVLCYEALGLVEEGGSEKFILDGDNTYGGRVVVNPSGGLLSKGHPLGATGLAQCAELVWQLRGTADARQVDDVTVALQHNLGLGGAGVVTLYEKVS